The Sulfurimonas aquatica genomic sequence TGAGGATAGAAAAAGTAAGAGTTAAAAAGTAGAGAATCTCTTTTTTGGAGTTAAAAAGGGAGACTCTCTCTATCATCTTAAAGTGCTGGCATATCGATTTGAGGGACTCCAACGTCAATATTTGCAGAACGTGTGTCTATGTTCTCATAGACCGTTTCAACACCAGCGCTATATGCGGGAGCGTCGACAAAACGAGTAAGTTTTTTCTGAAATACAAGCTTTACGTGTCCAGTAGGTCCATTACGCTGTTTTCCGATGATGATCTCAGCATCTTCTTCCTCTTTTTCCACGTACTCAGAGACAAACTCTTTGCCTTCTGCTTTAGCCGCTTTTTCACGCTCTTTTTCTTCTTTATAAAGATATACGTCATCACGGTATACAAAAAGAATAATGTCGGCATCTTGCTCAATAGAACCAGACTCACGAATATCGCTTAGCATCGGGCGTTTGTCATTACGAGACTCAAGTCCACGGTTAAGTTGTGAAAGGGCTACAACTGGCATCTCTAACTCACGTGCGAGCATCTTAAGTCCACGAGAAATTTCAGATACTTGGAGGTGTCTGTCTTGATTTCCAACGCCCTGCATAATTTGAAGATAATCGATTACGGCTATCTCTATTTCAGGGTGTTGATTTTTGAGTTTTCTAAGCTTGCTTCTGAGTTGATTGATGTTTATGCTACCCTGATCATCCACAAAAAGTTTCGCAGAGTTCATTCTATCTATTGCGCCGTTAAGTGAGCTCCATTGGTCGTCATTCATATCGCCAACGCGAAGTTTTTGAAGTGGGATGGAAGTTTGGATGGAGAGTAAACGCAACATTAACTGCTCAGCTGGCATCTCTAGAGAGAAAAACGCCACGCCTTTTCCATTCATAATCAGTGAGTTTACGGTGTTTAGTATAAAAGAAGTTTTTCCCATCGCGGGACGAGCGGCAATGATGACAAGGTCCCCTTTACCAAAACCGGTAGTCATCTTATTTAGCTCATTAAATCCTGTGTCAACTCCAACTAAAACAGAGTTGCCACGAGCCTTCATCTCTTTGATGTACTCCATAGTGTCAAAGGTCATTTTTGGAGAGTCTTTGAAGTCACTTGTCTGATTATCTTGCGTTATTTCATAAAGTTTTTTCTCTACTATGTCTATAACTTCAGCAGAGGGAAGCTCTTCTTCTACTGTTACTCGTTTTATCTCTGTAGTAAGAGTTAATAGATGGCGTTTAAGAGACTTGTCTTTTATCTCATCAACATATGCTTTAGTGTTTGAGATAGGATTTGCAGATAAAATCTCAAGCAGTACCTGCTCATCAAATTTCTTGATCTTAATAAGTTCTTTTTTTATAAACTCTTCATCTATAGGCTGGTCTTTTTGTAGTAAAAGTAACATAGTAGAGTAGATATCTTTGTGGGCTGGAAGATAAAAATCATCTTGTTTAAGAGCAACGCTTAGCTCGTCAAACTGACTTGGTTCAAAGACTATAGAGCTTAAGATGCTGCGTTCAAACGCAAGGTTGTAAAGGTTGTCTTGCATTATGCACGCTCTGCCATTTTCTCTACTTCAAGAACAAATCTATCTACAAGTTCAGCTTCATCAAGATTTGCAACAACGTCACCTTTTACCATGACAAGACCCTTGCCTTTTCCATAAGCGATTGCAACATCAGCATGAGCAGCTTCACCTATTGCGTTTACAACGCAACCCATAACTGAGACATTCAGTGGCGTTTTGATGTGAGCAGTGCGTTTTTCTATTTCACTTACTGCTGTTACTAAGTCAGCCTCTATTCGCCCACATGTTGGACATGAGATGATGTTAAGGCCATCTGGCATAGCTCCACTATCTTTGAGAATTGCGCGAGCCACATTTATCTCTTCTTCTAACTCACCAGTGATACTTACGCGCATAGTGTCACCTATACCCTCAAGTAGGAGCGTTCCAAGCCCTATAGAGCTTTTTACAGTCGCATGAAAAAGCGTTCCCGCTTCTGTAACGCCAAGGTGAAATGGATAGTGGTTTTTAGGACGAAGCATTCTATATGCGTCTACTGTCCGCCCTACATCACTAGCTTTAAGTGATATTTTTATATCTTCAAAACCTAAGTCTTCAAGATACTTGATGTTGTACTCAGCTGAAGCTACCATTCCCTCTGCCGTTTGACCATACTTGTTTTCAAACTCTTTTTCTAAACTACCTGCATTTACACCGATACGAATCGGGAGATTACGCTCTTGACAAGCTTTTACTATCTCTTTTATTCGAGATTTCTCACCAATATTACCAGGGTTAAAACGTATGCAGTCTACAGACTCAGCAGCAACAAGCGCAAGTTTATAGTTGTAGTGAATATCTGCAACAAGTGGTAGCGAAATCTGCTCTTTTATAGATTTGAGGGCGAGTGCGTCTTCCATATCGGGAACGGCAACTCTAACTATATCAGCACCAGCAAAGTGCAAGCGATTTATCTGCTCAACAGTTGCCGCAACATCATGAGTGTTTGAGTAAGTCATTGATTGTGTACTAATAGGTGCATCACCACCCACAGCTACATTTCCAACAAATATTTTTTTAGTAGGGTATCTTTTTATCATACTTGGATTTTAGCTTTTTTATTATGAAAAAGGGCTTTGATTTGAGGTTTACCTCAAGAGAACCTTGAGGTAGGTATATAAGAGTTATATTAGAATTTAAAATCTAAGTTTGTATAGACGTAACGTCCTGGTTCATTCATCAGCATGATATCACTTGGAGTACCATCTGTAATAAGCGTTAAGTCGGCATAAGTATTACTTTGAGCATACGTTTCATCAAGAATGTTGTTTACCCCAAGAGTAATGTCAAAGTCTTTATTCACGGCATGTTTTATTTTCGCGTTTAAAATACTCCACGCTTCTAACTCTTGCTCACCGTTGTCGCTATCTATATCACTCCATTTATCACTTGCTTGCACTTCAATAGTTGCTATGGAGTTATTTGCATATTCATAGTTCAGAGCGATATTTCCACGTAGTGGCGCCATATCTGCTAAGTCTGTATCGCTTTGACCGGCAAGCGCTTCAGATTTTTCACCCTTTTTATAAGACGCTCCTAAATCTACCGTAATGTCATCAGTCGCATAGTATGATGCGCTCAGCTCAGCTCCATAAATTGTCGCGTCAATATTTTGAAACGCGTTTACCGGTACGTTCTTTTTAATGTAGATATAATCACTTAACATAGAGTAAAACGCTTTTGCTTTAAATTTGAAAGAATCAGCATTTGCCTCATATCCTAAGTCAACTTCTTGGTTAGTTGTTTGCTCAAGAGTAGGCGTTCCAGTAAGATTTGCTTTAGAACCTACAAAGTAGAGCTCTCTAGCGTCAGGTA encodes the following:
- a CDS encoding replicative DNA helicase, whose translation is MQDNLYNLAFERSILSSIVFEPSQFDELSVALKQDDFYLPAHKDIYSTMLLLLQKDQPIDEEFIKKELIKIKKFDEQVLLEILSANPISNTKAYVDEIKDKSLKRHLLTLTTEIKRVTVEEELPSAEVIDIVEKKLYEITQDNQTSDFKDSPKMTFDTMEYIKEMKARGNSVLVGVDTGFNELNKMTTGFGKGDLVIIAARPAMGKTSFILNTVNSLIMNGKGVAFFSLEMPAEQLMLRLLSIQTSIPLQKLRVGDMNDDQWSSLNGAIDRMNSAKLFVDDQGSININQLRSKLRKLKNQHPEIEIAVIDYLQIMQGVGNQDRHLQVSEISRGLKMLARELEMPVVALSQLNRGLESRNDKRPMLSDIRESGSIEQDADIILFVYRDDVYLYKEEKEREKAAKAEGKEFVSEYVEKEEEDAEIIIGKQRNGPTGHVKLVFQKKLTRFVDAPAYSAGVETVYENIDTRSANIDVGVPQIDMPAL
- the ispG gene encoding flavodoxin-dependent (E)-4-hydroxy-3-methylbut-2-enyl-diphosphate synthase encodes the protein MIKRYPTKKIFVGNVAVGGDAPISTQSMTYSNTHDVAATVEQINRLHFAGADIVRVAVPDMEDALALKSIKEQISLPLVADIHYNYKLALVAAESVDCIRFNPGNIGEKSRIKEIVKACQERNLPIRIGVNAGSLEKEFENKYGQTAEGMVASAEYNIKYLEDLGFEDIKISLKASDVGRTVDAYRMLRPKNHYPFHLGVTEAGTLFHATVKSSIGLGTLLLEGIGDTMRVSITGELEEEINVARAILKDSGAMPDGLNIISCPTCGRIEADLVTAVSEIEKRTAHIKTPLNVSVMGCVVNAIGEAAHADVAIAYGKGKGLVMVKGDVVANLDEAELVDRFVLEVEKMAERA